The following are encoded together in the bacterium genome:
- a CDS encoding NnrS family protein: MSPDRPAAAGARRFLVTSLLFALTFGTALGALTLAALTAPVGPLVRLPIYAARVAHAHAQVFGFAALFIMGVAYHALPRMVAAPLARPRLVDASYWLQSGGVLAIALAAFVDAPLGPAIHVAGAAALLLAAIAFSIVVARTLGSGTPTRERIEPWLRAGCVWLIVASLLALAVACGHPALLPALWDAALYGFAASWIFGFGLRMLPGFLQLRAAAGGRRAVALAYQAAVLAWVGVVALAPITALPLARALAGVLLSLVVLVYVGRLDIASAATRSSALAGRFFEAAYGWLLVWVVCVPAASALAAAVDSEVPPAVADFGRHAFTVGFLTQMIVGVALRILPALSGAALWSGAWRDATFWLLNAAVALRALQVVVALGGPPALWPATAVSGMLGVAALVAFTVNLAMTLRGAGAPPVAALHQLRP; encoded by the coding sequence ATGTCGCCTGACCGCCCGGCGGCGGCCGGCGCGCGGCGCTTCCTGGTCACCAGCCTGCTGTTCGCGCTCACCTTCGGCACCGCCCTCGGCGCCCTGACGCTGGCGGCGTTGACCGCCCCGGTCGGTCCACTGGTCCGGCTGCCGATCTACGCCGCCCGCGTCGCCCACGCGCACGCCCAGGTGTTCGGCTTCGCGGCGCTGTTCATCATGGGCGTCGCCTACCACGCGCTGCCGCGCATGGTGGCGGCGCCGCTGGCGCGGCCGCGGCTGGTCGACGCCTCGTACTGGCTGCAGAGCGGTGGCGTGCTGGCGATCGCGCTCGCCGCCTTCGTCGATGCGCCGCTCGGCCCGGCGATCCACGTCGCCGGCGCCGCCGCTCTCCTGCTCGCCGCGATCGCCTTCTCCATCGTGGTGGCGCGGACGTTGGGATCGGGCACGCCGACCCGCGAGCGCATCGAACCCTGGCTGCGCGCCGGCTGCGTCTGGCTGATCGTCGCCTCGCTGCTCGCCCTCGCCGTCGCCTGCGGCCATCCCGCCCTGCTGCCGGCGCTCTGGGACGCCGCCCTCTACGGCTTCGCCGCCTCGTGGATCTTCGGCTTCGGCCTGCGCATGCTGCCCGGCTTCCTGCAGCTCCGCGCCGCCGCCGGCGGCCGCCGCGCCGTGGCGCTCGCCTACCAGGCGGCGGTGCTGGCCTGGGTGGGGGTCGTCGCGCTGGCGCCGATCACGGCGCTGCCGCTGGCGCGCGCGCTCGCCGGCGTGCTGCTCTCGCTCGTCGTGCTCGTCTACGTCGGCCGGCTCGACATCGCCAGCGCCGCGACCCGATCGAGCGCCCTCGCCGGCCGCTTCTTCGAGGCCGCCTACGGCTGGCTCCTGGTGTGGGTGGTGTGCGTGCCGGCGGCGAGCGCGCTGGCGGCGGCGGTCGACAGCGAGGTGCCGCCGGCGGTCGCCGACTTCGGTCGCCACGCCTTCACCGTCGGCTTCCTCACCCAGATGATCGTCGGCGTGGCGCTGCGCATCCTGCCGGCGCTGAGCGGCGCCGCGCTGTGGAGCGGCGCCTGGCGCGACGCGACATTCTGGCTGCTCAACGCGGCGGTGGCGCTGCGCGCTCTGCAGGTGGTGGTGGCGCTCGGCGGCCCGCCGGCGCTGTGGCCGGCCACCGCGGTGAGCGGCATGCTCGGGGTCGCGGCGCTGGTCGCGTTCACGGTCAACCTGGCAATGACCCTGCGCGGCGCGGGCGCGCCTCCCGTTGCCGCGCTTCATCAGCTCCGACCCTGA